The Scyliorhinus canicula chromosome 11, sScyCan1.1, whole genome shotgun sequence genome contains a region encoding:
- the LOC119973860 gene encoding G-protein coupled receptor 22-like, with the protein MDTTMELDNDESVLETTDGSALNEGWYVAYPMSFQISLTSFLMLEIVLGFSSNLTVLILYCMQSNLVDSVSNIVTMNLHVLDIIICLVCVPFTIAIVLIPLEANMALICCFHEACVTFTSIATAVNVLVISLDRYDISVKPANRVLTPSRTILLLTLVWVVSLMVFFVPFIEVEFFGDSLHSTAWQNRTLLCVSVNEYHKELGMYYHLFIQIPCFFVAVAVMLVTYSRILQALNIRIGSHFTRSQKRKNKNKNKKRKKKKSATSLSSQYETKRLTPAPVSQTPMPMGVQASVSVIIALRRAVKRHRDRRERQKRVFRMSLIIISTFLLCWAPISVVNLLILCLGPSDWLVKLRICFLVMAYGTTIFHPLLYAFTRQKLRKVLKTKMKKRVVSVLQVDPAPSGTIIHNSWVNPRKTRKLKVECSDATDRCLTEAAKD; encoded by the coding sequence ATGGATACAACCATGGAATTGGATAATGATGAAAGTGTATTGGAAACCACAGATGGTTCTGCTCTGAACGAGGGCTGGTATGTCGCCTACCCAATGAGCTTCCAGATCTCTTTGACCAGCTTTCTGATGCTGGAGATTGTCCTGGGGTTCAGCAGTAACCTCACTGTGCTCATACTGTACTGCATGCAGTCTAACCTGGTGGATTCAGTCAGCAATATTGTTACCATGAACCTCCACGTACTGGACATCAtcatctgccttgtgtgtgtcccATTCACCATAGCGATTGTACTTATTCCATTGGAGGCAAACATGGCTCTGATTTGTTGCTTCCACGAAGCTTGTGTCACCTTTACCAGCATTGCCACAGCGGTCAACGTCCTGGTAATCAGCCTCGATCGGTACGACATCTCGGTGAAACCGGCCAATAGAGTCCTCACACCCAGCCGGACAATCCTGCTGCTGACTTTGGTCTGGGTGGTATCGCTGATGGTGTTTTTTGTCCCTTTCATTGAGGTGGAATTCTTTGGTGACTCACTGCACAGTACAGCCTGGCAGAACAGAACACTGCTCTGTGTTAGTGTCAATGAATACCACAAGGAACTGGGGATGTATTATCACCTCTTCATCCAGATTCCCTGCTTCTTTGTGGCTGTGGCAGTAATGCTGGTCACGTACAGCAGAATACTCCAAGCCCTGAACATCCGCATTGGGTCCCACTTCACACGGAGTCAAAAAcgcaaaaacaaaaacaagaacaagaagaggaagaagaagaaatCAGCGACCTCCCTGAGCAGCCAGTACGAGACCAAGAGGTTGACCCCAGCGCCAGTCAGTCAGACCCCTATGCCAATGGGAGTTCAGGCCTCGGTGTCGGTCATTATTGCTCTCCGTCGAGCTGTGAAACGCCACCGAGACAGGCGGGAAAGGCAGAAACGTGTCTTCAGAATGTCCCTGAtaatcatctccaccttcctgctcTGCTGGGCACCAATTTCAGTCGTCAATCTTCTCATTTTATGCCTGGGACCAAGTGACTGGTTGGTGAAACTGAGGATCTGCTTCCTGGTGATGGCTTATGGAACCACCATCTTTCACCCTCTCCTGTATGCCTTCACCAGGCAGAAACTCCGCAAAGTCCTCAAAACCAAAATGAAGAAGCGCGTTGTGTCCGTTCTGCAGGTGGACCCTGCTCCCAGTGGGACAATCATACACAACTCCTGGGTCAATCCCAGAAAGACTCGGAAGTTAAAGGTGGAGTGTAGTGATGCCACTGACCGCTGTCTGACTGAGGCAGCCAAAGACTGA